DNA sequence from the Sulfurimonas sp. HSL3-1 genome:
CAGGATAAAATAGAACAGGACCAGCACCGGCGGCAGCATCAGGTAGAAGAACTCGGGGTGGAGAAAGGTCATGCCACACTCCGGTTGCGCAGGTAAATATAGAGCAGCAGTGTCAGAAAGCCGGCAAAGAGCGGGTAGATGTAGTAATACTCATTGACGATCAGCACCGGCGGACGCTGGGGTGACTTCTCCAGGGTATCAATCTGCGCGTAGACATCGGCAAGGGATGCGCTGTCCCTTGCCGTGAAATACGCGCCGCCGCTCTGCGCCGTGAGCGTCTCAAGAATCGACTCCTGCGGGGCGGGTTCTTCACCGATAACGACGGCATAGAGGCGCACCCCCTCTTTGGCCGCAAGCCCCCCGACAACGTCGCTGCCCACCGGAGCGCCGGGCGTGTTCCGGCCGTCGGTCAGAACCACGACGATCTTTTCGGCGCTCTTCGCGCCGTGCAGCGAGACGATCCCCCGGGCCATCGCCTCGTAGAGCGCCGTGTATTTGCCCGCGATGCCGACATAGAGCTGCCCGATGATCTGCGAGAGCATCCCCATGTCGGTCGTGGGCGGCGCGGCCGTGAACGTGCGGGTGCCGAAGACGACGAGACCGACGCTATCGCTGCTGCGCTGCGTCACAAAGGCCTGCAGGATCTCCTGGACCGCCTCGAACCGGCTGCGGGTACGGTCGTCCGGGTCGAAGTCGCCGTTGCGCATGGAGGCGCTGGCGTCCACCACCAGGCTGATCGCATAACCCGGGGTACTGACGGGTTGGTAGACCCGCTCTTTCACCGGCGACATCAGGGCAACGAGCAGTAGGATGATTGAAGCCCATTTGAGCAGCCAGAGCCAGAAAGAGGGTTTGAGCGTGACCGCCGCGAAGGCGGCGAGGTGCGGAAAGTAGAAGCCCTGGTGGCGCATGCGGCAGAGCGCTTCGCAGGCCAGAAAAATGAAGAGGAAGGAGATGACTTTCGGGAATTCGAAAAAGACCCCTTCAAACATCGATCATCCCGAGATAGATCCTGAAATACGCACGGGTCTCCTCGTCGATGGGCGGCACGCGCTTGCGAAACTTGTAGGGTTCGAGACGCTGCTCCAGGTTCATGAAAGCCTCCTGAAGCTGCGGGGAGTCCGCCGCGAAACGGCGGCCAAGGCGGGTAATGGCGTAGGCAGCATCTTTTGCATCGTCGAGGTTGACCGCTTCCAGCGCTTTCAGAGATGCCCGGCGGGCGTTCTCCCTTCTCTCCTCGCGGTAACGGCGGATCACCAGGTAGAGAACGAGCAGCAGGAAAAAAAGTACAACGGCCGCCGCAGCCGCCAGGTAGTAAGGCGTGTAGTCATGGATCTCGACCAGGGGCTTGATGTCATGCAGCGGGATATCGTCTGAACGCATTATCGCCCCTCGAACAGGCGCCGGAGTTTGACGCCGATATGGTCATCCGTGTAGATCTTCGTAAACCGGATGCCGTCTTTGCGAAGCTGCTCGTAGAGGGCATGATCATGCTCGCGGACCTTCGCTTCGTAATTGCGAACGGTCCGGGCGTTGAAATCGCCCTCGAGCAGCATTCCGCTCTCGGGGTCGCGCAGCGAGGCGAATCCGAACGGCGGCGGATGCTCCTCGAAACGGTCGCGGACGATGATGCAGACGACCTCATGCTTCTTTGCCAGCAGCCGCAGTTGGGGAAGTTCGAAGAAGTCCCCGACGACAAGGAGCAGCGAGCGGCGGCGGATACGCTGGTAGAGCGTCTTCGCCATCGCGGCGTAATCGCTCTTTTTGCCGACCGCCTCGAAGGCATCGACCTTCTGCGTCAGCTCGGAGACGGCGTAGCGGTTCTTCGTCGGGCGCCCCTCGTCGTAGAGGCGGTCCGCAAAGAGCATGTAGCCCAGCGCGTCGCTGTTGTACTGCACGGCGTAGCCCACCGTCGCGGCGATCTCCGCCATCACCTCCTGCTTGAAACGGTGCTGCCCGAAATGGACGCTGCCGCCGAGCATCATCGCGACGACGACGCTGAGCTCCCGCTCTTCGCGGAAGATCTTGATGTAGGGGGTGCGCATCTTCGCCGTGATGTTCCAGTCGATATGGCGGATGTCGTCGCCGGGCATGTACTCGCGCAACTCGATAAAATCGTACCCCTCCCCGTGGAAGATGGAGGGGTTGTTGCCGATGAGCTCGCTGAAGACCTGGCGTCTGGCCTTGACGAGGATGCGCTGGACCGTTCCCATGAGGCTCCTACGGCAGCGGGACCGCTTCGATCACCCGGTCGATGATCTCGTCCGCCGTGACGCCGTCGGCCTCGGCCTCGTAGCTGAGTACGATGCGGTGGCGCATCAGTTCTTTAATAATGAAAGCGACGTCAACAGGGCTGGCGTAATCCTTGCCGCGCAGGTAGGCCATGGCCTTGACAGCCTTGAACATGTCGATGCTCACCCGGGGACTTGCGCCGAACTGCAGCTGATCTTCCAGGCCATCGAGCCCGTACGCCTTGGGCTCGCGGGTCGCAGTGACCAGCTCGATCATGTAGCGCTCCACCTCTTCATCGACGTGCACCTGTTTGACCTCCGCTTTGAGGGCTTCCAGGTCTTCATGGGAGATAACGGCGTTGATCGTCTCTGAGACGCCCGCGGCAATACGGCGGGCGATCTCGAGCTCCTCCTCTTTCGTGTTGTAGCCGACTTTGAGCTTGAGCATGAACCGGTCGAGCTGCGCCTCGGGAAGCTGGTAGACCCCCTCCTGTTCCACCGGGTTCTGCGTCGCCATAACAAAGAAGGGAGGTGCGAGTTTGAAGCTCTCCTCGCCTATCGTCACCTGCCGCTCCTGCATCACTTCCAGCAGGGCCGACTGCACCTTTGCCGGGGCCCGGTTGATCTCGTCGGCCAGCAGCAGGTTCGTAAACACCGGCCCGTGCTTGATCTTGAACGCGTTATGCTGCGGGTCGTAGATCTCGGCGCCGAGGATATCCGAGGGGAGGAGGTCCGGGGTGAACTGGACCCGTTTGAACTGCAGCCCAAGGCTCTGCGACAGCGCCTTGACCGTCGTCGTCTTCGCCAGCCCGGGGATTCCCTCGATAAGAATATGCCCTTCGCAGAGCAGGCCGATCAGCAGCCCGTCGATCATCTTTTCCTGACCAACGACGACTTTGGCCACCTCGGACTTGATCGCTTCGATTTTGGAGTACATCTAAAACCTTCATAAAGGATAATAGGGGCCATTATAGCGTTTTGAAGGTATAGATTGCCCTGCCCCGATGCCGTTGGATAGGCGCAGGAGAGGTGGAAAAATATCCCATTTCAACACCGGAAAAGCTTTATCACACTTTTTTTGGATTTTTTTCCAAAAAGTATTGACTTTAAAAACTGTTTTTCGTATAATTCCCGTCCACAAACGAAGAGAGCCTATCTTAACGTTTGAATGTCTCGTTAGCTCAGCTGGTAGAGCACGTCACTTTTAATGATGTGGCCGTTGGTTCGAATCCAACACGGGACACCATTGTTACTCCTTAGTGGCCCCATCGTCTAGCGGTTAGGATCCCAGATTTTCATTCTGGTTACCGGAGTTCGAGTCTCCGTGGGGTCACCACTTTCCCAACTATTTTTACACTGAAAAATCCCGAAACAAAAAAAAAGATGCTCTTATTGCGTTTGTTACTGCAGCGCGCCCGATGCCACCAGGCGTTTGACCAGCTTCATATGGTTCATTACGCGCTGAAAATAGGGCCAGTTCACCATGCCGCCGTTGTAGCCGCTGACGCTTTTCATATAGTCGTGGCGGCGGTTTTTGAGGATGACGAGGTAGTGCGCGGCGATGCCGGCGGAGAGTTTGAGGTCGGTGAGCAGCAGGTTGGCGATCTGCATGTCGCTGCTCGCCTTTAGCCATGCCAATGTCTTAACGCGCGCGGCCACATAGCGGGCGGTAGCCACCTGAACCTGCATCGGCCCCAGCGATGCCTTGGTGATGTCGACCCCTTTGCGGAAATCTCCTATGATATTCCGGCCCGCACTGCTCTCCGTCAGACAGATAGCGCTGAGGGTGTTCTCATAGGTCTCGCCGCTGCGGTCGGGAATGCTGCGCGCGACATCCCGCACGGTCTGCAGTGTCGAGAGCTGTTCCGGCGTGAGCGCAGCGCGCACGAACTCCGTCGTGGCATAGAAAAGAATCAGTAGACGTTTCATTGGGGCTTCCTCGTCAAAAAAATGCGTGGAATTTTACAGGAAAAGTGTGTTGAAGGGCGATAGATAATTGTTTTAAATAAAACTATTAAGAATATCTAATATAGAAGTGCTGATACCTTCCGTGATACAGGCAATAGACGGCTTAAGAAAAATGGGTAAAATTGACACTTTATCGGGAAAAATGAGCTTGAAATGGCTGTTTTCTTAAAAAATATGCACTGAAAAAAATGTGGAAGAGAGAAGGGGTGCTACTATTATTCCCAATCTCTGAACTTGTCCGAGGTGTGTTTGTCCTTTTTGTAGCGGCGGCGGTTCATCGACTTTTCGATCTGGTTGGCGGTATAGAGGATATCCTCTTTGAGCTCGTCGATTGTCGCATCGCTGTCGCGGTAGGAGAGGATCTTGGTCACGAGGGTCTCGAGATCGTTATAGTCCCCTTTGTAGAGCGGGACCTTCTCGATGCGGTCAAGGTATTTGCGGTTGTTGTCGACTTTCTTGTCGAACTGCTCCCGCGTCGGCTCTTCCGCCTTGAAAAGATACTTGGTGATACTGCTCGTAAAACGCTCGAGTACCCGGATATAGCGGAGCCTTGCGGCATCTTCCACTTTTTTCGCCGACGCTTTTGCCAATAATTCACCTTTCGGGGGAGCTCAGACGGTATAATTATACCTATTCTAATAAGGTTGCAACGCTCTATGAAAAAACTGATTCTATTTTGGCTTATTGTTGCCGGGCTCCTGCATGCCGAGGTCATCAATGCACCGGCAAGCAAGACCCTTCTGGCCAAACAGATCCCCATTGTCGATATCCGGACCCCCGGCGAGTGGAAAGAGACCGGCCTGGTCAAAGGGAGCATTCCCATCATGTTCTTCGACGAAAAAGGGGGGTATAACGTTGATCGCTTCATGCTTCAGCTCAAAGCCAAGGTCGATACGACCAAACCCTTCGCCCTGATCTGCCGTACCGGCAGCCGCACGTCGATGCTGGCCCCTTTCCTTGCGCAGACCTACGGCTATACCGTCTACAACCTGCAAGGCGGCATCATGACCGCCTACCGCGCGGGCCTTCCCATCGTTCCCTATCAATGAAACCGCTTAAAATCGCCCTGCTGATCCTTATCAGGATCGCCGCCGTTTTCGGCGTCATCGGCCTGATCGTCTTTCTCTTCTGGGGCTTTTTGTACCTGCTGCTGTACTGAGAGATTATTTCTTAAAGCGGAAGGATTCGGCTTCGAGCAGGGCACGCAGCTTTTCGCTGCATTCGCCCTGGAACTCCATCCACGGCGTTTTGTAGCTGCCGCCGGAGCCCAGTTTTTTCTTCAGCCGTTTCAACAGAGCCTCGGCATCGCCCTTCTCCAGGGCAAAGGGGCCGACCAGTGTCACGGTTTTTCCCCGCCGCTTTTCGCGCTTGAAGACGAGAAAATGTTTTTCCGGTGCGAGCAGCTCCTGCGGCGTTTCCGCTTGGCGCTCTTGCACTTCCGACCAGCCGCTGCCGAGGTCCCCGCCGATAAAGAGGTCAAGCTTCTTACCGCGGCTCATGGGCTTCTCCGATATATTCAAACCGTTTGATGCAGACACCTTCGTGGGGGATACATTCGGTAAACATCGCCAGGGGACGCACCCAGAGCCCATGTTCGCCGTAGAGGGCGCGGTAGACGACGAGCTCCTCCTCCGTTTCGGAGTGTTTGGCCACGCCGAGCACTTCATAATGGTTCCCCTTGTAGTGCTGATAGAGGCCCGGTTTAAGCACCGACGACCTTTTGAGAGAGGACACGCATCCCGTTCGCTTTGTAGGCACCGGCGTCGATGCTCTCCATCACGGTGTCGGCGTCGCAGCAGTGCGTATCGTAGAGTACGACGATCACCTCATCGTCTGCTTGCAAGAACGTCGTCTCGCCGTAAGCCGTGTAGCGCGTCGCCCCGATGCTGATGATCATCTTCTCGGGGTACCCCGCCGCTGCAAGATAGGAGAGCACCGGCTCCAGCGGGCCGGTATCCGTTTGCATATTGAGCTGGTTAACGATCCAATCCGTGAGCTTGGTGTGAAAATAGCTGTATCCCGTCAGCGCGGCGTCTTCGCCGTAACGGTGCAATTCGCTGCCGCGTCGCAGGAAAGAGGCGATGTGCCAGCTGTCCATCACACCGCTTTCAGCAAAGGTGTCAATGGGCGTCATCTCCGCTCCGAGGCCCTTGCTCATCGCGCCCCAGTTCTTCTTCTCCGAGATCTTCCTGGCCCCCGGGCGGCGGATGGAGCAGTCGTTGTAGGGGGCGAAGCGCTCCGGTGTGATCGAAACGACCTGCCCGTCTTCATAGCGCAGACTGCACTCCAGCGCCACTTCCGGTTCCGCCTGGACGTTCAGCGCGGCGTCTTCGGGCAGTTTGATGGTATCGGAGGAGAGAGGGTAAACGCCGATCTGCCCGTCACGGCCCGGCATGTAGAAGGGAAAGATCCCTTTGGGACCGTTTTCATCGGCGACCTCGAGGTTTTTGAAATCCTCGATCTCCCCGGCCTGTTCCAGGTGCAGGGCAAAGTTGCCGGCGATGCCGAACCCGGCATAGGCGTTAAAGTTTTCCATTCTCTTTCGCCTCGACGTACTCTTCGTAGCTGCCTTTGAAGTCGTTGTAGGTGCCGTCGGGGTTGAGCTCGATGATACGCGACGCGAAGGCGTCGAGGAGTTCGCGGTCGTGGGAGACACAGATGACGTTGCCGTCGAACTCGAACAGCGCCTCGCCCAGCGCGACGATCGCCTCAAGGTCGAGGTGGTTGGTCGGTTCGTCCATGACAAGGAAGTTCGGACCTTCAAGCATCAGTTTGCTCAGCATCATCCGGTGCTTCTCGCCCCCGGAGATGTTCGTCGCCGCTTTCTCCTGCTGCTCGCCGTTGAAGAGCATACGCCCCAGGCAGTTGCGGATCTCGGAGATGTCCGCCTTCGGATCGAAGGCGCGCAGCCAGTCATAGAGGGTGTCGTCGCTCTTGATGCGGTCAGTCGTGTCCTGCGGGAAATAGCCCGGCTCGATCGTCGCGCCCCATTTGACCTCACCCACTTTGGGCTTGAGCTCCTCCATGATGATCTGGCACAGCGTCGTTTTACCGACACCGTTCGGGCCGATCAGCGCGATCTTCTCGCCCGGCTCGATGTGGAGGCTGATGTTATTCAGGACCGGGCCCTCGCCGTAGTCGTGGCTTACATTAAGGACGTCCAGAGCCTCGTCGCCCATCTGGCGTTTGGCTTTGAAGACGATGCTGGGGTCGCGGCGGGAGGAAGGCTTGATATCCTCAATCTCCAGTTTCTCAAGCTGTTTCTGGCGGGACGTCGCCTGCTTCGCTTTGGAGGCGTTGGCGGAGAAGCGGCGGACGAAGGCCTCAAGCTGCTCTTTTTCTTTCAGCTTCTTATCGCGCTCCATCTCCATCTGCTTCGCCATGACGTTCGCGGCAATGTACCAGTCGTCGTAGGTACCGGTGAATTCGCGGATCTTCTGGTAGTCGACGTCAAGGATGTTCGTGACGACGGCGTTGAGGAAGTGGCGGTCGTGGGAGATGACGACCATCGTCCCCTCGTGGCGCTGCAGTTCGTTCTCCAGCCAGCTGATCGTTTCGATGTCGAGGTTGTTGGTCGGTTCGTCGAGGAAGAGGACATCCGGTTTCGGGAAGAGCACCTGGGCCAGCAGAACTTTGAATTTGTCGCCGCTCGGCAGCGAGGACATCAGGTCATGATGATTTTCTGCCGGGATGCCGACGTTCTCGAGGATCTTCGTAATGTTGACGTCGTACTCGTACGTCGGGTCCTCTTCCACGCTGATCACTTCCAGCTCCGCCAGGCGGTTGTTAACGGCGTCGTCTTCGAAATCGCCGTTGGTGTAAAGCTCCTCTTTCTCCTTGATGGCATCGTAGAGGCGCTTGTTGCCGTACAGTACCGCGTCGGCGATGGTGAAATCTTCGAAAGCGAACTGGTTTTGACCGAGGACACCGACTTTCAGACCCGATTCGATGGAAATCTCGCCCTCAAACTCTTTGTCCTGGCCGCTGAGGATCTTGAGAAAGGTCGTTTTCCCGGCGCCATTGGCCCCGATCAGACCGTAACGCTTATGCGGATCGAGTTTGAGGTTGATGCCTTCGAACAGCACGCGGCTGCCGAAGCGTTTTGTCAGGTTTGTTACTTGTACCATTATGTCATCGCTTCTTTTATTTTTTCGCGATTATACCATACAGCACTTTTTGTATTTTTTGCCGCTGCCGCAGGGGCAGGGATCGTTCCGCCCGACCGAGGCTTCGTAGAGGGTGCCCTCGTCGTAATACCAGCGGCCGTCAATGCGGCGGAAGGTGCTCTTTTCGTGATGCACCCGGATGGGGCCGTCGCCCTCCCGGTAGAAGGCTTTAAAGTTCACCGTGGCATCCGCGCCTTGCACTTGCGATGCGAGCACTTCCAGTCCCAGCCACGTCGTCGCTTCCGCGTGCTGCCGGATCAGTTCGGCATCCTCGGGAACCTGCTTCTGGGGAACGGTCGTCGCGACGAGGTATTCCCCCGCCCCCACGACGTAGGCGCTGTAGCGGGAGCGCATCAGCGCTTCCGCCCCCGGTGCCGCCGCAATGCCGTCTATCAGCGGCGCACAGCACGCCTCAAACGTTTTTCCGCTGCCGCAATAACATTGCATGCGCCCTCCTTCAAATCATGGTCGCATCATACCATGCAACGCGGTCAATGCACTAGGCTTGGGAACGGTAGCGGTTCAGCAGGGCGCAGTGGCGTGCCCGTTCGTAGTGGGAGGGAGTCAGTGCAACCCCTTCGAGGCGGTGCAGCATCCCGACGAGCTGGTCATAATCATCAAAAGTCAGGCGTTCGCCGTGCAGGACGCGTCTGGCCATTTCGGAGAGGACGGCATCACTGGAATATTCGGGAAAGAGCATCCGGAAATGAGCATAGACAACCGCGAAGCTTCCCCCTTCCGGGGCAAAGCGCTCAGCGACGATCTGATGGGCGCTATTCGCTTCCAGCCCTTTGGCAACGAGCGCTTCGGCAACGGCCTTGCGCACTTCATGTTCGGACTGCTCCGCGTTGCGGACAGTTACCGCGTTCGGACGCAGCGGTACGGCAAGCAGCAGGTTACCCGCCAGAATCAAAGAGCCCATAACTGTCATGACCGGTCGCATACATTCTCCCTTGCCGTAAATTTTGTATTGGAACAGTCTACCGTTAAAGGGTAAACGGTTCTAATGCCGCAGTGAAAGCCCTGGATTCAGGCTATAATTCCGTATGACTTATACAATCGAAGACGAGTACATTGAACTCTATAAACTCATTAAACTGCTCGACCTCGTCGACAGCGGCGGGCAGGCCAAACAGCTGATCGAAGACGAGCTGGTCTACCGCAACGGCGAGATCGAAACCCGCAAACGGGCGAAGATCCGCCCCGGTGAAACCATCCACATCGGCGAAGTGACCATTAAGACCGTCTGAGGCGTGTTCATTTTCCGGAGTGTTAATGCGCCTCTAAATGGCCCCTTTGCTATAATCGCGCCATGATTAAAACATTTGCCCAACTCCTCGCAGAGGAAAAAATCGACACCATTGAGAGCGCCCTGAACGTCGCCCTGGACAACGCGAACGAATCGCCGTTCTGGTCGCAAAAGGTCACCCCCCTGGCGCATGCCGTTCTTTCCGTCCTGGTACCGCTGCGCGATCAAGGGCTGCTTTTCAATCCGGAAGGCAAACCCCAGCCCGCTTTGACGCCCGCACTCGTACTGCGCTGGTGCGACCTTGTCAGCCTCAAGACCCTGGCCTTTACCCTGCAAAAAAGCAACGAAGCCTCTCGGCTGCTCCGCACCGCTCTTCCCGACGAAGCGTGCGCAGCCTATGCGCCCGTCGACCTGACCGTGCTCGGCACCTACCTCAGCGGCTACACAGTCAACCTCGAAAACGAAGCGCTCGACTTCCCGATCGCCCACTACAACCTGCACACGGGCATTGCCGGTGCGCTCGAACCCCTGATGAAATAAAGGCAGAAGATGATGACGCAGGAACACCCGGCCCTCAAAACCGAACAGTATCTCAACCCGACGGAAATCGCCGCGCACCTCGAAGGCGTCGAATACATCGTCATGGCAGCCCCTGCCGTGCGTGACGACGCCAAAGCACCGATCCACTTTACGCTCTTTCTCAATACCGCCGACAATCTGCCCGCCGACATTCAACAGGCCGTCCTCGACAAGTTCGCCGACCAGTACGGTTTCCGCGATATTGCCGACCTCTTCAGCCAACCCGACCGCGTCGCCTTTGCCGTCACAAACCAGGAGACACCGATGCCGCTGCACGTCTTCAAACCCGAAGACAAAATGCGCCTTCCCTCGACTGTGATGTTCATAATGGATTTTGAAGCCGATTCGGACAACTTCCCGGAGGTCAAAGAGAAACAGCTGACGGGCTGGACCTACGCTTACGAAACGGCCTAACGCGGGCCGTGCCCTTATCGGGCCTCAACGTGATATAATTTTGTCACTACCACGACAAAGGAATCCTCTTGTACAAACGCTTCATGATCCTCGCTGCCCTTATCGTTCTCGTTGGCGGCTGCAGCAAAGTCACCAAAGAGAACTACGACAAAATCGACTCCGGCATGAGCTACGACGAGGTTGTCAAACTGATCGGGAAACC
Encoded proteins:
- a CDS encoding vWA domain-containing protein, producing the protein MFEGVFFEFPKVISFLFIFLACEALCRMRHQGFYFPHLAAFAAVTLKPSFWLWLLKWASIILLLVALMSPVKERVYQPVSTPGYAISLVVDASASMRNGDFDPDDRTRSRFEAVQEILQAFVTQRSSDSVGLVVFGTRTFTAAPPTTDMGMLSQIIGQLYVGIAGKYTALYEAMARGIVSLHGAKSAEKIVVVLTDGRNTPGAPVGSDVVGGLAAKEGVRLYAVVIGEEPAPQESILETLTAQSGGAYFTARDSASLADVYAQIDTLEKSPQRPPVLIVNEYYYIYPLFAGFLTLLLYIYLRNRSVA
- a CDS encoding DUF58 domain-containing protein, which gives rise to MGTVQRILVKARRQVFSELIGNNPSIFHGEGYDFIELREYMPGDDIRHIDWNITAKMRTPYIKIFREERELSVVVAMMLGGSVHFGQHRFKQEVMAEIAATVGYAVQYNSDALGYMLFADRLYDEGRPTKNRYAVSELTQKVDAFEAVGKKSDYAAMAKTLYQRIRRRSLLLVVGDFFELPQLRLLAKKHEVVCIIVRDRFEEHPPPFGFASLRDPESGMLLEGDFNARTVRNYEAKVREHDHALYEQLRKDGIRFTKIYTDDHIGVKLRRLFEGR
- a CDS encoding MoxR family ATPase — protein: MYSKIEAIKSEVAKVVVGQEKMIDGLLIGLLCEGHILIEGIPGLAKTTTVKALSQSLGLQFKRVQFTPDLLPSDILGAEIYDPQHNAFKIKHGPVFTNLLLADEINRAPAKVQSALLEVMQERQVTIGEESFKLAPPFFVMATQNPVEQEGVYQLPEAQLDRFMLKLKVGYNTKEEELEIARRIAAGVSETINAVISHEDLEALKAEVKQVHVDEEVERYMIELVTATREPKAYGLDGLEDQLQFGASPRVSIDMFKAVKAMAYLRGKDYASPVDVAFIIKELMRHRIVLSYEAEADGVTADEIIDRVIEAVPLP
- a CDS encoding rhodanese-like domain-containing protein, translating into MKKLILFWLIVAGLLHAEVINAPASKTLLAKQIPIVDIRTPGEWKETGLVKGSIPIMFFDEKGGYNVDRFMLQLKAKVDTTKPFALICRTGSRTSMLAPFLAQTYGYTVYNLQGGIMTAYRAGLPIVPYQ
- a CDS encoding translation initiation factor, producing the protein MSRGKKLDLFIGGDLGSGWSEVQERQAETPQELLAPEKHFLVFKREKRRGKTVTLVGPFALEKGDAEALLKRLKKKLGSGGSYKTPWMEFQGECSEKLRALLEAESFRFKK
- a CDS encoding DUF1653 domain-containing protein, translating into MLKPGLYQHYKGNHYEVLGVAKHSETEEELVVYRALYGEHGLWVRPLAMFTECIPHEGVCIKRFEYIGEAHEPR
- a CDS encoding DUF5718 family protein; its protein translation is MENFNAYAGFGIAGNFALHLEQAGEIEDFKNLEVADENGPKGIFPFYMPGRDGQIGVYPLSSDTIKLPEDAALNVQAEPEVALECSLRYEDGQVVSITPERFAPYNDCSIRRPGARKISEKKNWGAMSKGLGAEMTPIDTFAESGVMDSWHIASFLRRGSELHRYGEDAALTGYSYFHTKLTDWIVNQLNMQTDTGPLEPVLSYLAAAGYPEKMIISIGATRYTAYGETTFLQADDEVIVVLYDTHCCDADTVMESIDAGAYKANGMRVLSQKVVGA
- a CDS encoding ABC-F family ATP-binding cassette domain-containing protein; protein product: MVQVTNLTKRFGSRVLFEGINLKLDPHKRYGLIGANGAGKTTFLKILSGQDKEFEGEISIESGLKVGVLGQNQFAFEDFTIADAVLYGNKRLYDAIKEKEELYTNGDFEDDAVNNRLAELEVISVEEDPTYEYDVNITKILENVGIPAENHHDLMSSLPSGDKFKVLLAQVLFPKPDVLFLDEPTNNLDIETISWLENELQRHEGTMVVISHDRHFLNAVVTNILDVDYQKIREFTGTYDDWYIAANVMAKQMEMERDKKLKEKEQLEAFVRRFSANASKAKQATSRQKQLEKLEIEDIKPSSRRDPSIVFKAKRQMGDEALDVLNVSHDYGEGPVLNNISLHIEPGEKIALIGPNGVGKTTLCQIIMEELKPKVGEVKWGATIEPGYFPQDTTDRIKSDDTLYDWLRAFDPKADISEIRNCLGRMLFNGEQQEKAATNISGGEKHRMMLSKLMLEGPNFLVMDEPTNHLDLEAIVALGEALFEFDGNVICVSHDRELLDAFASRIIELNPDGTYNDFKGSYEEYVEAKENGKL
- a CDS encoding YchJ family protein, with the translated sequence MQCYCGSGKTFEACCAPLIDGIAAAPGAEALMRSRYSAYVVGAGEYLVATTVPQKQVPEDAELIRQHAEATTWLGLEVLASQVQGADATVNFKAFYREGDGPIRVHHEKSTFRRIDGRWYYDEGTLYEASVGRNDPCPCGSGKKYKKCCMV
- a CDS encoding RNA-binding S4 domain-containing protein — translated: MTYTIEDEYIELYKLIKLLDLVDSGGQAKQLIEDELVYRNGEIETRKRAKIRPGETIHIGEVTIKTV
- a CDS encoding DUF3862 domain-containing protein, whose amino-acid sequence is MILAALIVLVGGCSKVTKENYDKIDSGMSYDEVVKLIGKPEGCSETLGISSCQWKSDGAVIDIKFISDQVTFTSAKGLK